Proteins co-encoded in one Malus sylvestris chromosome 7, drMalSylv7.2, whole genome shotgun sequence genomic window:
- the LOC126628208 gene encoding uncharacterized protein LOC126628208, whose product MGGLFVYTLWAGYLGWQWRRVRTIQEEINELKKQVKPTPVTPEGTPAGALPSHFALKIQQLTEERKELVKGSYRDKHFNAGSILLAFGVFESVGGGLNTWFRTGKLFPGPHLFAGAAITVLWAAAASLTPAMQKGSETARSLHIALNTINVLLFV is encoded by the exons ATGGGAGGGCTGTTTGTGTACACATTGTGGGCAGGCTACTTGGGTTGGCAATGGAGGAGAGTGAGGACAATCCAGGAAGAAATTAATGAGCTCAAGAAGCAGGTGAAGCCTACCCCTGTCACACCCGAGGGGACTCCAGCGGGAGCTCTCccatctcattttgcactcaaaATTCAGCAGCTCACTGAG GAAAGGAAGGAGTTGGTGAAAGGGTCTTACAGGGATAAACACTTCAACGCAGGATCGATATTGTTAGCTTTCGGAGTTTTTGAGTCGGTTGGTGGAGGACTCAACACTTGGTTTAGGACAGGAAAGCTATTTCCAGGTCCCCATTTGTTTGCCGGAGCAG CTATCACGGTGCTATGGGCAGCGGCGGCATCTCTTACACCTGCAATGCAAAAGGGAAGTGAGACAGCCAGAAGCCTTCACATTGCATTGAATACGATAAACGTTTTGCTTTTCGTATGA